AGAGACGACACTTGCAGTGAGAAAGACAGAGACAGCCTGTGGGAGAAGGACAGGACTGAAAGTAGGGCGTCTTCTACCTCTGCTGCTACTTTAACCAATGTGAGTCTTATAAACAAGTTACAAGAATCCATTATAGAATTTATATGGTGGTAAGTTTATCGTACGCGAGGCCTCGACTTAGAAaatacttgtaataaatatgcTTTTTGTAGAAGAACATTTTCAGCTATTATCAGTTCATTATTATGTTCTTCTGTGGTTAAATAcgttaataaatatcataaaaaaatgtttaacatgAGAGCATTTGagtcaataattcatattttataacattatatattttaatgttaacaaaataaaatagcatctGGTCCAACAACACCATTATGTTTAGGGTTGGTATTCCCCTGCCCTAAGTGGAGTGTCAGCAGCGAAGATCCGCGACAATCCGAAGCACACAAAAGAGCTGCAACCGACGACTCCTCAAGTCCGACCTGAGCCTCACCTCCCACCCTGAGATGGAGATAGACTACTACGACTACGAGGTCAACAATGCTGGTGAGAGATGGTTTTGCGCACTTATATTATTCTTAACCGTATGCAAGTTCAATGCTGATGACCTAATATGTTTTCAAGCctgttgtatatttactttagtttttaCACCCGGCGTGCGTGCGTCGGGTAAACCTAAATATTCTCTGACTTAGGATCCATTTAAACCCATTGGAATGCTAGATTGAATCTTAGATTggtcatatacagggtcattttcagattgcgttactaaatgaaaccacatacttagcTACTTGAAAATAAGACTTTACAATAAGGTACTTGCGCCGTAGATGTAAAACAGAAAACTGTaagttacgaacaaaataaatacttattaataaaaagtaattgttaTTTCCGCGACCTAATGCCACTAGTACTACTCTAAaataattcgtcgcagcggcaacatcagaCTTTCGATCAGAAATAAACTCACTCACACGCCATATTTTCATTATActacaaaatcagaaaattaataccaggatttttggtgaaaatattcgttattaaaggatgatttttggcacaatgtcagcaaaggtgaaaacgaatatgtggtttcatttagtaatgcaatgtcaaaatgaccctgtatatgtatTTGGTATTCTTTTATGAAATGCAGCAATtcccctgtattatattttaatttttatgtttttcccTGTCATATCATGGAATTAAAATGAGCGGAGCATTTATTGCTATCTGTATTAACTGACTTTCTACGTATCTCTTAGTACTTAATACGTGAGTTAGAGTAGTCAAAAAAGTTTACTGAATAATGTTCAAAGTTCAGTGCACGAACTTGTTTTTGATCCTTCAAGCCAGACTTACATGGCATTTTATGTTTTCTGCGATGTAATAGcatgtttttagattttatatttatttggttcttttattttatattataattttagttcgTTTGCTCACTCtcttataaaatgaaaagagATCATTTGGTACCTTTAAAGGTTTTTGCTGTAAATATAGATCTACACATTGTTGCAGGTTCGGTCCCAGGTTCGTATTTGGGCATGGATCCAGCATTTTTGGTCTGGATACCGCCACTCGAAGAAGGCGATATTTTGAAGGAGATTGACAATAATAGAAAACCTATTTATGAGGTGACCTACTTCCACTTTTGTAGATACCGACTGCTTACTCGTGCTAGtaacaataaatgttaaatcttattgggaagtttattttatagtgataaatctttgattaaaatttatatttcgataTCATATACAAAGTTATTTACTTGAGGTTTACATGTAGAATTTTGCAATAGAAGTaacaatttactaataaattcattttcacAGGAAATCCTGCCTCTAGAATTGCGCCCGGATCCTGGCAGTAACACAGAATCCCCAGAGGAAAGGCCGACATCTAGCACTTTAAAAAGAAACGAAAACAGAACAAACAGATCAACAGAATCTATCAAGTCTATAAGAAAAGTCATAGAAAAGGGAAACATTATACACCCTTTGAATTTCAGTATAAGTGATTTGCAAAATTCTCCCAAATTGCCGAGGAGGAACAAGAAGAAGAAGGTCGAAAGTCCCGTGGGAATACAAATGAATGAACTGTCGATGAGCAAATCTCCGGTTCGGGTCCACAGAAGGGACTCTGATGCAAATAATTCTACGTTAAAACGAGTAAACGACAATGCTAGAGAAACTAACGCTGACACTTTAAAAAGGTCAGATTTTGCTGATATTAAATTTGCAGATGAGAATTCTGACTCGTCGAATGATATAAAATTCGCAGACGACTCGCCAGATAGCAATAGGATGGTTGATAAATACAATGTTAAAGTATAGATGACTTGTAATACAGCTATACAGTATGTGAACCGttgatacattaaattaaataagttattcaaaatcgaaaaaaataatCCGTGTATCATGTTAATTTTAGCTGTTCTTTAATCAAATGGTTGAtgatagataatataattattttttattaagttcagATAACgccataattgcaaaaaggcgGATTTGCCcgcgtagacggaatagggccctctGACCTTATGTCATAAGCAGTTTACGTActgtatataaatttcatataacattATTCGTAAAGTTCTTTTAAAATACTAGTTTATTTGTGATTAGAAATGTTCATTCTTTTTAAATCCTAACAAATTAGGAAATTATGTCGGACAACTGTATAAATGGcaatttcttaaattaaatctGCAGTAACTTCATTTTGTGGTGGTACCACCTCAGTTGAACAGAGTAACTTGAATCTTCATTTCGTTTTTAGTGGTACAATCTCGGTTGAATCGAGTCCTTACTTTATTCAAATATGCGTATTCTCTCCTATTTTTGTAAgttttcaaaatgaaaaataacaaataaattagcaTTTTACAATATTCAGTAGTTCCCTTCACCATTTGGGTATCCATAGGGTCAACCAGGACACCCGcttttcgccaagcgtgttccgacccatgatgtgatagggggcgagcctatcgccatatcgggcacaaattccagactctgggctatcagcccagagtctggaatttgagcagacaaaacctaaaaaatcacttttcccgacctggaattcgaacccaggacctcagagcgctgccgtaccgtgcatgcagtacaactacgccaccgaggcctaGAGAAAcctaatttatatgaaaagtaATAGTTTAATAATTGATCTTATTTTGCTTTCATCTCATTCCAATCGGATGTCGGTCCTATACTCTTTCAAGCAAGTGGTAACTGGTGGTACCACTTGCTTGAAAGATAGAGTccacctggataggtaccaccgcaatgtctatttctgccgccaagcaacactGTATAATCACTGTTGCGTTCCCGTTTGAAGAACATtctagccaatgtaactactggacataataagattcaacacgtcatgtctcaagatggcaagcgcgaataccaaacaatactttttaattcaacatGATggctggtgtttctactgtgggcggtcgtatcgcttaccattaggcgaacggcaagctcgtctcgtcgttcatAGAAATTATCTTCTACAGTCACTatgaatatcaaataaaaaataaagccatGAAAATTTTATTCTGCAAATTTTGTTGTCAAAGAACTGTGCATCGATAAAACCGCAGTCCATAGCGAGGGTTATTTAACACCGTTGGCCAGAACACTATTAAAGGTcacatgtatttatatattttgtaaaatatagcgtagtattttatattcggtTTTTACTATGGGTAAAACGACACTGAATATAGTGGCACTCACTATAGTTTTAAGTCCAGTGTATTCACATACATCACACCTTATACCCGAATGGGCAGATGTGTAAccaggattcgaatccaggacctcagtggTGCCGTGCGGGGCAGGCAATATAAACTACGCCAACGAGCCAGTCTCACTTCAGTAAAATGAACTCTATTACTAGAATCACAATGACTTATATTTAACCGAATTCAAAGAAGGGGAGGTTCCTAATTCgacgtattttttatgtttgttagctCAGAACTTAGTCCTAATAAATCTAAATCATTGTCTTAACTTGTATTCAGTGCCCCATTTGCAGTCGTCGACTTAGCATAATATTACCGAGCTGCTTAGgcaattctaaaatatttatgggcACTTAAATATTCTACGTTAAATCCGCTAGACTGACCTAGATCTAGGAAAAGATAAAACACGGCAtacaattttactaaaagaCTGTAAGCTCAAACACGTAGATACCTTTCCCTGCCACTTCTACATTGTATGATGTACAACGTAGCCTTTCGTACttacagatattttattataattatgaatgtgtaatttatttaaatgtgaatTAATGCCAGTAAATATTGTAGTGATATATGTCCAAAGAGTTTTGTTCATTATAGTTAAATGGATTGCctttaataaaatgcttttagattttatttatttaaataagaactttttttattattttattttacgagtatatttaaaatattgaatttttaataatttttttgcttatttatattttagaagaCTGAAAATTTCGGGCGGTGCAATAAAAATAGGTCATATGTAACCTGAATATTGTATTCACTTTCTGCATGgattttaaataactgtttGTGAGTTTAGGCATAAAATGTGATGCTATATTACGTCGCTTTTTGATTATAAAGACATTTTCTATAGTAAAATAACATGTCGTGCGACAGAGATACAACATTAGCCAGTGAGTATAACACACGGGCAAGGGACAGGCGGTAAACTTCGGCTTAGTAATGTCATCCCGCTCACAGATCTTTGTGATGTTCGTCGTTAATGTTCCGATTATGTTTCCATAGCTCGATGTGAAATATCTTTACATAGCATAATTTAACGCAATATGAATTCGTCGATAATCTCAATATATGcaaatgttttctattaaaacagtttattacaattgtaataatGCCTAAACTCCAAATGTCTTTTTTTATCATCTACTTATAAACAAGTATTATTTATCCAGTCGGTGTCACAAACGAAAGATTTGAGTATTTACGGCGCGGGCGGAAGgatggaaaatatttgaatagacTTTTTGAACGTAGTGTTTGATATATTTCGAATTGTAATACATAACATCGTTTATATTGACCTCATTAAACTACAGCTTAATTTATGCTGTTAATGTTCTGTTAAACTGACATGCACGAGTTTTCAAACAAAAGCGCATAATATCTCTTCTATGACGTTTTCTTCATGACTGAAGGTGGTGCCCGTTTTGGTAAACCTTGGTGGTGGCGCTGACTAGCTGCTTCCACTC
This region of Manduca sexta isolate Smith_Timp_Sample1 unplaced genomic scaffold, JHU_Msex_v1.0 HiC_scaffold_3322, whole genome shotgun sequence genomic DNA includes:
- the LOC119192890 gene encoding uncharacterized protein LOC119192890, translated to MDPAFLVWIPPLEEGDILKEIDNNRKPIYEEILPLELRPDPGSNTESPEERPTSSTLKRNENRTNRSTESIKSIRKVIEKGNIIHPLNFSISDLQNSPKLPRRNKKKKVESPVGIQMNELSMSKSPVRVHRRDSDANNSTLKRVNDNARETNADTLKRSDFADIKFADENSDSSNDIKFADDSPDSNRMVDKYNVKV